The Zingiber officinale cultivar Zhangliang chromosome 2A, Zo_v1.1, whole genome shotgun sequence genomic sequence gtttaacTAAGTTTGAGTTGGTTCAAGCTTAGGTCgtgaagtttaagttttaatgtttaataatGTATGAatattgcaggtgcaattattcattttgggagattgttggagcattTTCCTCGGTcaatgtttgaccagtttgatgtgaagaagagtcaagtaggtcaagattgaccagatacttgactaggaagttcTAATTGGAGGTTAAGCAAGGACAAGTCCAActggaaggttggcagaagaagaaagtctaagtggatcagcgttgaccagatacttggtgtgaaaagccctagtgaataAAGCTATCCAAATGAAAAGGCCTAGTGAGTTaagctagacagttggaaaatcctggtgagtgaagccaggtgaaaagccatagtgagttaagttagacagatgagaagtcctagtgagtgaagctaagtaattagaaaatcccggtgagtgaagctagatgaaaagccctagtgagtgaaactaggtagaaggaaaattctagtaagtgaagttaggtgaaagtcctagtaagtgaagctaagcagtgTGATAGTcccaatgagtgaagctaggtacgtGGAAATCTAGCTGGATCAAGATTGACTGAACATCTTGTaattgaaagtccaagtaggtcaagggattgactggatacttcacagaaggagaaaagtccaagtggatcaaaagattgaccagatgctaggtaaaGAGGAATtctaacaggtcaaggttgaccggatattgagTAAAGGAACCCTAGACTTCGGTTAGAAAGTTAGTGTTTGATAATCAACTAAGTTAGTTGATTACCATAACTGAAAGAcatcctaatcgattggtgtaatCAATTAAACACCGTAAACGATTAGGGTAATCACTTAGGGTGCCTTTATGCTTCAAACGGAATGATTCTGTTTGAAGCTTAAGCGATTAAGTTGATCGCTTAAGATATGTCTCGCGATCAAACATAATGTTATGAAATCGATATGGCTAATCAATTCAGCATTGCCTAATCAACTAGGGTAGTCGATTAATGTTGAAAATATAGTCGATTAAGgagattcttaatcgattaaggcgcCAACGGTAACCCTAGAAAAGAGTTTTTGGAGCACTGTTCTCAGTAGCACTTACACGACTCTTCTCTATAGATTTCGCCGAATCTTGAGCTTTGGAAGAAAAGTGTTGTAGCAATTTAGAAATGGTCCAGAGACATccacaagcaacaagagatcaagtaaGAAGAGGGTTTAAGTTgtatttttacatttactttctGTTTAGAGTTATATTCTTGTTCTTGTGTTGTACAAGACTTCTCTGCCTCAGAAGTGTTTCCGAgaaggagttattttcatagtggagagtgcttcatgtgtggatccttggattagtcatcttttCTTGAGGTAGATATTAAGTAAATCTACTTATCAGCATTGGAGAGATTGACTTCGATTCTATTCTGCTGCAAAAGATCATTATTGAAgcgagaagctattcacccctccccctctagctctGAAGTGTCCCAACACCTTCAAAGCTTAACttgatttttgatcctataaaaatATGTTAggctaaaagaaaaatatttaacttggaaaacaaagttagcacaatttataggcattattaattagatcatgtctttcCGAGACTAGGATTAGTCATGATCTCAGTCTAAGTTTCTAAAATGGACATAAACTGGACATACGTCTAAAGTCTCTAattgggactcgtcctcactagatAACTCTCCTCCAattacttaccttacttaccatgcagAATCGGTTGACTTCGGCCCATAAGGTCTTTCTGCCAGTTATCAGGTCCACAAATCCAACTGAAATTcgaccagttgtcaggtcccatggacccaaccggactttccgccagatatcaggtcactccttgacctatctggacttctaaaTCAGCTATCGTCCttcagacctagctagatttcaaccTCTTGTCAGACCCATTAAGTCATGTAACTtagtagaaaggttagatcacacatcatctaattttaattcatttgtcattcatcaaaacttatgtttgatcATTGATgtcaactgcaccaacaattagcGTATGCCTTAAATATAATCATATCTTGAACCCTGGAAAGTCACAACATTTTAGATataataaagtatttgatttagcTATAAAGAGAAAATTGGAATAACTTTAAGCAAAAGTTTTCAATGTTTTGTAGTTGAGGCTGGAGGCTATGAGAATTTGACATTTAATGAGAGGAAgtatataaattatatttcagACGCTAGAAGGTTGAGGTTAAGGGATGGAGATGATGAACCTTTGAGTAATTATTTTTATCGTATGTAAAGTAGGAACTCAAACTTTTTTAATATGCTTGATTTAGATGGGGAATCTCGAATAAGAAATATTTTTTGGACAAATGCAAGATGTAAGGTTGCGTATGATTACCTTTTTGATATCATGACTTTTGATACAATCTATTTGactaatagttatgacatgtCATTTGCTCCATTTGTTGGGGTGAATCATCATGGTCAATCTATTTTACTGAGATGTGTATTATTATCAAGCGAAGCCTCGACAACTTTCATATGATTATTCAAATCTTGGTTGGCATGTATGCTCGGATGTGCTCCAAAGGCTATAATCACAAACCAATGTTGTGCTATGACAATTACAATTGAAGAAGTATTTCCGAATTTGCATCATCATCTGTGTCTTTGGCATATCATGAAAAAACTTCCAGCAAAATTaggtggtcatgctcaatacaaaatgataaagaaacaatTGAAGAATGTTGTTGATAACTCGCTTATAGATGATGAGTGTGAAAAGAATTGGTTGAAAATGATTGAGGAGTTAATTTGGAGAACAATGATTGGTTGAAATCTTTGCACGAAGAACGGAATAGATGGATACATGTATATGTTAAAGATAACTTTTGAGCAGGTATGCCTACATCTCAAAGAAGTGAAagtataaatgtaatttttttatgACTACGTCTATTCTAAAATATCCTTGAAGTAATTTGTTGAACAGTATGATAGTGCTTTAAAGAagaatattgaaaatgaaaaatatttggattttgtttattttaattctTTCCTGCCAGTTATTCTTGGTTATCCTATTGAAAGACAAATTTCAAAATGCCTACACTaacaacttatttaagttgttctAAGATGAAATAAAAAGGTTGATGTTTTGTGATGCCTCATTGTTGAAAGAATGGACAACTTTAATATTTGCAGTGATAGAAActattttgggaaaaaaaaaataattctataAGAGAAGTTTCTTTTAGAGTACATTATACAGAGTTAAATTGCCAATTGAAGTGTTTGccatctatttgagtttcggaGAATTTTATGTAGGCATGTGATCAAAGTGTTGATAAGAATGAAGATGATTGAAGTTCCTGTGAATTATATTATGTACCGATGGTACAAAGATATTAAGCGTGGGTATCAAAATATCAATAACACCTATGATGATTATGATTGTGGTGGAGAAAGACATCGGTACCAAGTTTGGTGATTGAAAGACAAGGCAATGTTGGTGATGCTTTTGCAAGAGCATCACCAACATGGTACTGCTTTTGCAAGAGCAACACTAACGTGGTGATGTTTTTGCAAGATCAGCACCAACGTCCGTGCCACCTAGCACGCAACCATAACTTTTTGTGTCTCAAAACTATGGTTGGAGGGTATATATACATTCTATATACTCACCCCTTCATTCCatatcaaaatttcaaaaatttaaggtACCTAGCTCAATAAATGGGTTtcagtcaaaactcattgatggacctagaggatTCTGATTGAACTCATTTCAAGTTCTTTGGATTCATATGGATCACAGGAGTCTGAATATATGGATCACAGGAGTCTGAATATCTCCTCCTTAACTCTTCTTAGACCTTCCTAGAATTATTTCAAACGATTTAAATTTTTATGTACATTATGATGCTGGTCTGAGAAGATCAGTACCACGTACCACGTTGGTACTAGCACCATGGTTGGTGATCGGAAGCCAAGGACACATTGGTGTAGATTTGCAATAGCAACACCAACATGGTACTACTTTTGTAGAATCAACACCAACATCTGTGCCACTTCGCACACAACCATAACTTCTTGTATGAGTTTCAGAATCTTGTACACTCACTCTTTCCATCCCatactaaaatttcaaaaaactaaGGCCCCTAAGTTAATCAATGAGTTTCGATCAAAACTTATTGATAGACCTAGAGGACTCTAATCAGACACATTTCAAGTCCTATGGATTCATATGGATCACAGTAGTCCGAATATGCCCTCCTTTACTCTTCTTATACCTCCCTAGTGTTGTTCCAAACAATTTGTATCTTTATGTACATTATGATGCTGGTTTGAGAAGATGAACACCACATTGGTACTAATCTTCGAAAACCAGCACTAAGCTTAGTAATCATAAGCCAAAGTCACGTTGGTGCTACTTTTGCAAGAGCAACACCAACGTGGTTCTACTTTTGCAAGATCAACACCAACATCCATACCACTTAGCACACAACTATAACTATCTTTGCGAGTATCAAAATCATGGTTGGAGGACATATATACATTCTATACACTCACCTCTTTCATCCTGTATCAAAATATCAGAAATCCAAGATCCATAGATCAATAAATGTGCACCCCCAAATGTCCTGATTCTTAAAAGTGAATCGGAACAACCCAAAGGTGCATCTAGACATCCGGACTTAGGAGAGTATAGGCTAACAGATGTATAGGCTAACTTCTTTCTCTCTATATatgcaatattttttttttttcatgtgtcATTGAAATATCATTCCTTTTTTGGTTTTTCATCTCGTGACCTCCTGTTCTGCCCCAAAAGGCATCAACTGTTGGTATTATCAAAAAGATCGCCGTAGGACTACTACTTTTTGTGTAACATTGGACTTTGTTATTATTGCTCACGTGGTTCGAGTGCAGAACAAGATCAAACAAGTATAATTTCACATCATCGTTAAATTAAGCATCCTTTAACTTAATTCTTGGAAAGGCAAACAAGTCAATTCCAAAGCTGCTTTAAACTTGAACGAAATACCAACTATTAGTGCCTGAGCTGATTAGCCATTCTCACGCTTTACCAGAAACAATGATTTAACTCGCTTGACTGCGCAATCATTGTATCTAACAAAGTTGATAAAACCGATCAAAGATCCTTATTTTTCACATCTAGTGAAAGACCTTTCATGGAGCTTTGTTTCTATTTGAACACAATCTTAACATCCTGCaactgaaagaaaaaaaaattgacatgCTTGCGAACAATAGCAGACATTCACGTTGGCGCTTCAACGGGATTATTCTCACCAGAAAATGTACATTATGAACAAACTAAAATTTGGCTTGACATCTGAAGTTTATCCAAGTCGGAGAAACTTCAACAAGATTGCAATGAGACAAACCCAGTTGCACTTGAAATAAATCAGCATGAAAATAGTAGGCAGCGTTAGATAGCAGCTAACCTTCCACAAGGGGAAATCATCGTGGAAAAGCACAAAACAGCTAATAAAACCAAAGAAAACAATTCAGCACTCAAAGTTGTGAGGGGCTGGGATAAATCCTCAGTTTTTGGATCTTGAATGTTTAACGAGCCACTCTATGACAGAGTCAATATTGGTTGAGTTCTTGCATGAGATCATGTAGCAACAAACTTCCCTGTCTGTGATAGATTTGAGCCCCCTGCGATGCAATCAATGGTTAGAATGACTGGCAAAAAATGACATATGAGCTGAAATTTGACATGTAGAGGAGTTTGGGATTTTTTACATGGCATCAGTTAAACTCTGCTTTGTTAGAGCTTCtggtttatcaattttatttccgAGGACCAATAGTGGGATCCCAGTCAGTGATGGCTTGCTTAAAAGATCATGAAGTTCACCTTTTGAAATAGACAAATTATCCCTGTCCGCTGCATCAACAACATACCTGCAATAAAAAAGATGGAATTCCAACGAAGATAGGAACATCAGAAAGTGGTAATAATAAAAGACAGTAGTACCACATTACAGATTTGTAGCTCTTACAACGTCACAATTACTGGACAAATATATAGTTGGAGGATGGTGGTTTATCATATACACAGGTCAAAATTCTCTAATTTTCAAATTACTTGCATTCTCAAACCTGGATAGCAGGCACTTATTCATAAAATCTATTAGTTTGGAAGGGAAAATGCCCAGATAAGGTTCCTATTATCAAAAACATCTAGAGAACTATTGAGGTCATAACAAATTAAAATGCCAAAAATGTTCCCCCGTTTTAAGTAAACCATGTTGTGTGTGATCTTTTTACAACAATGTTTTGGTCAAAACATTGTTCATGTACAATATGTTTTGATCAAAGTATTAATCTGAGGATGAAATTGTAATTGTATTTTCATGAGGCCCTTTTAGGGAGTTATAAGAAAAAAGATCCTCCTTTGAGTTTTTATAAACAAGAGACGAATTATTTTAACCTTTTCCATTTTGTAATTTGGATGCATAAAATAGTATGGCAtcatgaaaaaaaatttgaagttcAGGAAGAGAAATTAAGGATATCTTCTATGTCAACATGTCTGAAATTGTTAAATGACATAGAATAACAATGTCAATTTGcagtttgttattttttttcatgGGAGGGTGGGGAATATGAGGAATCAATACTATAGATTCAAGTTGACAGGATATGAAAGTGAACCCAAATTGCAATACATATTCAATTTGAGCTTTTATGTAAGTGAATACTATACAAGAGGGACACCATTTTTATGTCATTCCAATTCCAACATTGTTTAATGCAATTGCCCTCTCTTTTGAGGTTGCCAAACATCACCTAAAGTTACAACTACATACATAAATTAGTGATATATTTGAACCTGGAAACTGAGTCCTTGGCCAATTTGGATATGCTTTTGGATTGAATATAGTAACTGCATCAATCCAGATAACATGGTCAGACTTTGTAAAAACCCACAAGACACAATTAAGGTAACTTGGCTAGCTCCCAGACAGTCTAACATAATCAACAAAAACTCAAgtttcttattttttaaatttgactaCTGTTCCAACCTATATTATGCCAAGCAATAAACCATTAAATTCAGTGTCATACAGAGAGAAGGTTGTTTTGACCCCCAGATTGTTGATGATGGCAAACCAAAGCAGCTTAGGTCCCAAATTGTAGAAAAATTGTGAGGCTGATGCAATGTCTAGGTTAAGAATCATGGCCTCATCTTCCAATTGATGAAATTGGGACAATGACAGCATATTGACAACTATCAAATTTCTGATGTGTCATAAAAGCAATAATGATAAGCTAATCCATCAGAAAAACTTGCATATTTATGGTGgggttattatttattattttactttTCAATGTAAAATACTTCCATAAGCACAGACACACACATGCCTAGGATGCCCACAATTGGTCACCTGAAGAGTATGAGGTGGTGTGATTCTTAATTTCACTTGGTGATTCTTAATTTCACCTGAGGACTATGACCTAAAAGGGGTTAAGAATCACCAAGTGAAATTAAGTTAATCCAACTCCTAAGACCAATCAGATCTGGAATAACATTAAAAAAGTAAAGCACAATGGTAGGTTTTACTAGTGGCACAGGCTCACTACAATTAGGATCATCGACACTGTAAACTAATGtaggaaaattaaaaagaaaacatTATCTTTTGACTTTGTCACATTAAATGAGCATGAGTTCACTAATTAATTCCACAACAGCCTCATAAAGATTGGGCTCACTCTTTTATAACACAAAATAAACCAGAAATGTCAGATACTAAGACAGCCATAGAATCTTGTGAAAAAAATCTTATAGGGCGGAAACCTAAAGAATACAGACAATTAAGTAAACTAGCATGGCGATGCAGTATATCATAACATGTATGATTCATGAATATAAAGGAAAGATGTTATAGAATTCTCAACTACACTTATGAAAAACGTGAATTTGTGGAACTATAAGCAATACTTTGAATTTTATAGGAGATTCATTTCTTCCCACAGTGTCATTAGTATGTATATCCGTCTTAAGATGCTTGTTGGTAAATTTCAAGATACTACTACTAAGTggaagttcaaaaaaaaaaaatgccatTTTTGTTTGTCTTTGAATCACATTTCAGAATGCTTCTATGATCTTGCTCACCACTAAAAGCTTAATTGCAATAAATTATGCATGCAGTCGAGGAACAATATGTGCAAACTTACCATACCTGAATTAAGTAAAAAAGAAAGAATAAAGTCAGCACTTCAAGCTTCTGAAACATTTTGCAATCTCATACTTTCTCAATATTGCTTGGCCATTCAAAAACATGATTTTTAACCGGGATGATCCTATAAATGGTTATGTAATAATTTAGACTTTTATCCTTATTAAAGATAAATCCCACGCGGTCAATTAAATTAAGCCTTGTTTGGGTGTTAAATTGTGGTTAGAGATTTCCTaaaataagaacataattcaagGTTGATTAGATGTTGAGTTGGGTTCAAATGGGACATTTGTTTATTCAGTTAAGACCGTCTTGAATCAAAGATGTTCAAGTTGATTCCATGGCAATGGGTTCAATTTAATTTCAAAACCATCCTGCTacattatataattaaaaaaatacaaaataaaagttCTACAAAAACAGAGAGATGTGGGCAATTCTCTCACTTTGTTCtcttgttccttctctttctctcattcctttctcttcctccccattttttctaaaaaaagggCCCTAAGGGGTCATCCTGAACTGTCAAAAAGCTAATGGTGTTGATAGTTTGCTTACCTACAAATGAAACTGTTATTATTACTTTGGTTCCAAATAAGCACACAAAACTACAAATTCAGATCCCGAACTGTGAACAGGCTAATGATGTTAATAGTTTGCTTATCTATGAATGAAACTGCTATTATTACTTTGGTTCCAAATAAACACAC encodes the following:
- the LOC122041680 gene encoding ADP-ribosylation factor-like protein 8a, producing MGLWEAFLNWLRSLFFKQEMELSLIGLQNAGKTSLVNVIATGGYSEDMIPTVGFNMRKVTKGNVTIKLWDLGGQPRFRSMWERYCRAVSAIVYVVDAADRDNLSISKGELHDLLSKPSLTGIPLLVLGNKIDKPEALTKQSLTDAMGLKSITDREVCCYMISCKNSTNIDSVIEWLVKHSRSKN